In Posidoniimonas polymericola, the genomic window GATCAAGCTCCCGATGGCGGGCTCGATCTACCTGAGCCTGGCGGTCGCCAGATTCTGTCGCGTGCTGGGAACGCTGCTCAAGGGGGGCGTGCCGATCGTGCGGTCGCTCGACATCGCGGCCGACTCGACCGGTAACGTGGTGCTTTCGGAGGTGGTCCGCAATGCGTCAGAGAATATTACCTCGGGAGAAACGCTCGCCGCGCCGCTGGCGGCGAGCGGGCACTTCCCCCGCGACGTGTGCGAGATGATCGCGGTCGCCGAACAATCCAACAACCTCGAGATCGTGTTGGAGCAGATCAGCAACTCGCTTGAAAAATCGACTTGGAGGCGGATCGAGCTGTTCGTCAAGCTGCTCGAGCCGCTGATGCTGCTGGTCATGGCCGCCTGCGTGCTGGTGGTCGTGATCGCCCTACTGCTGCCAATTATTAAGATGAGCACCTCGGTCTGATTCGACCGCAGGCGCCGGGAACATTCAAACGTCTTAGTCTTAGGAGAGTGAGAAGATGCAACGGAGCAATCACAAGCGTCGCCACGGCGCCGGCTTCACGCTGATCGAGGTCCTGCTGGTGCTGGTGATCCTGGTGGTCATCGGCTCGATCGCCGCGTCGACCTTTATGGGCGCGCAGGAAGGCGCCAACGAGGACGCCGCCCGCACACAGGTCGGCATGTTCACCAGCGCGATCGACATGTACCGCTTCCACACCAAGCACTACCCCGAGAAGCTCGAGGAGCTGATCGACAAGCCGAGTGACAAGACGCTCGCCGAGCGGTGGCGCGGCCCGTACCTCAACAAGTCGACCATGCCGGTCGACCCATGGGACAACGAGTATAAGATCGCCCAGCCCGGCAAGCACAACCCCGACACGTACGACGTCTGGTCGATGGGCCCGGACGGCGACGACCAGTCCGATGACGACATCGGCAACTGGGAGAAGTAGCGGGCGGGCTGTTTGACAATCCCCGCGGCGGAGCCGTGGACGCGATGCAGGGATGCGTAGGCCGAGTTCCTCCCACGCCCCCTGCTGCGCATGCGCCGCCCTGCCGCCTACACGCTGGTCGAGGTCCTGCTGGTGCTGGCGTTGCTGGTGCTGGCCGCGGGGCTGGTTGCGCCGGCGGTCCTTGAGGGGGGCGCCCGCAACGAGCTGGAGGACGCCGCCCAGAAGGTGGCCAACATGTGGTCACGCGCTCGGCTGGATGCGGTGACCTCCGGCCAGGTGCTGATCTTCCGCTGCCAGCCCGGCACGGGCATGGCCTCGGTAGCGGGCATAGACTCCGCAGTCGAGGCGGGCGCAAGCGCTGGGATGGGCGCGGCGGCGGTCGGCGACCAAGCCGCTGTAGGCGGCGCGCCGACGCAAGAGCTCAACCTCACCGGCATCACGTTCCTCCAGATCGCCGTGGCGGAGCCGCCGGGCTCGCAGCACGCGGTCCTCGATTCGTCCGCTTCGTCTGGCGCGTGCGTCGTGTTGTTCCGCCCCGACGGCGCCACCAGCGATGCCGAAGCCGTCCTGCAACACGACAGCGGCGACCAGATCGTGGTCACACTCCGTGGGCTGACCGGCGCGACCCGTGTCGTGGACGTTTCGGCCGACCAGGGGGGACCGTGATGCCCCGCCCTGCCCCCTCCCACAGCGGCTGCGTGCGCCCAGGTTTCACGCTGCTGGAAGTGATCATCGCACTCGGCATCCTCGGGTTCTCGATGGCGGTGCTCACGGAAGTGTCGCGGCTGTCGCTGATGAACTCGCGGCAGGCCGCCCGCGAGACCGAGGCCGCGATCGTCGCCCAATCGGTGCTGGCGGAACTAGAGTCTGGCTCCGCCGAGCTGGCCGACTTCTCGGCGGAGTGGAACCCGACGCAGCTCGGCGAGCCGGCCTGGCGGTACGAGGTTCGGATCGAGCAGACCAGCGTCCAGGGCATGGTGCTGGCGCGGGTGCTGGTCACCGAGCTCGACCCGGGCGACGAGGCCCCCACCACCTTTCAGCTTATTCGCTGGTTCCAAGACCAGGAGTACCTCGAGCTGCTCGAGAGCCAGGCCGAGAACGAGGCCGCCGCCTCATGACAGCTCTCCGCTATGTTAATCCCCCCCATGTTTCCTACCGCAGTCCCCGCAAGGGATTCACGCTGCTCGAGGTGCTGCTGGCGATCGCGCTGTCGACCGTCCTGCTGGCGCTGCTGGCCAGTGGGATCAACATCTACCTGATCCGCGTCGACGCCAGCCGCAGCACGGTGGAGCAGGCGCAGCTCGCTCGCGGGGTGCTGAAGGCAATCTCGGACGACCTGCGGAACGTGGCGGTCGTCTACGAGCAGGACACCACCAGCGCCGAGGCAGTCGCCCAGGCGCAGGCGTTGTTCGATGTCGACGAGGCCGACGCAGATGTCAGCCAGGACGACCTGGAATCGATGGCCGGCGACGCCGGCGACGCGGTGTCCGAGCGCGCGTACGTCGGGATCGCGGGGGACTCGGTCTCGGTGCAGGCCGACATCAACCGCGTCCGGCCGGCGTTCTCGTTCCTGGCCGAATCGCCCGAGCAGCCGCTGCTGATGAGCTACGAGTCGCCCGGCATCAACACGGTGCGTTACTACCTCACCGCCGAGGGCCTGGTCCGCGAAGAACTGCCGCGCGACCGACGACTCTTCGAGGAGCAGCAGGGTCGTGATGAAGCGTGGCAGCTCAACCGGCGGGTGTTGGCGGCCGAGGCGACCGAGCTGCTCATCCGCTACCACGACGGCGAGCAGAGTGTCGACCAGTGGGACATCGACGAGCGCGAGGGCGTCCTGCCGGTCGCCGTGCAGATCACCATCGGGCTCAACTCGACCGCCGAAGCCGAAACCGAACAAGACGCGCAGCAGGCTGAGGTCACCTACTACACGCTTACGATCCCAATGCCGCCGCCGCTCGAGGAGGCAGAGACCGACGAAGCCGACGCCACAGGGACAACCAGCACAGGGGGTGGGTCGTGAGCGGTCCAATCCTCACCGACGGGCGGCGTGGCAGCGTTCTGCTGGTGGTGCTGGTGGTCGTTGCGCTGATGACGATCGGCGGCATGGCGTACTTCGACTGGTCGTTCATCGAGCACCGCGCCGCTCAGGCCTACGCCCGGCAGATCCAGTCGCGTGCATTGGCCGACTCGGGAATTGTGATGGTCGAGACGCTGCTGCTAGAAGAGCCGTTGGTACTCGAGCAGCAGGGGGGCCTCTATCAGAACCCTTCGCTGTTCCAGGGGGTGGTGATTTCCGACTCCGACGCCGCGGCCCTGCGGGCGCGGGTCAGCATCGTGGCGCCGCTGATGGACTACGGCGAGTACATCGGCTACCGGTTCGGGCTGGAGAACGAGTCGGCCCGGCTGAACCTCAACACGCTGCTGCTGGCGGACGACTACGCCGAGAACGGCGCCCGGCTCCAGCTGATGGCCCTGCCCGGCATGACCGAGTCGATCGCGGACGCGATCCTCGACTGGCTCGATGAGGATGACGATATCCGTGACCTCGGCGCCGAGTCGCAGTACTACTCATCACTCGACGAGCCGTACGAGCCGATTAACGGGCCGCTGGAATCGATCGACCAGCTGCTGATGGTGCGGGACGTTTCGGTCGACCTCCTGTACGGGCTCGACAGCGATCGCAACGGGGTGGTGTCGCCGGCGGAGTCGATGCGGGTGCTGCCCGGTGAGATCGACAACTCGACCGGGCAGATGAACCGGGGCTGGGCGGCGTACTTCACGCTGTACAGCGCCGAGGCGTTGCTCACCCCCGAGGGAGAAGCAAAGATCGACGTCAACATGGAGGACCTAGAGGAGCTGCACTCGCTGCTCGAGGCCGCGCTCGGGGTCGAGCAGGCCAACTTTATCGTGGCGTACCGGCAGGGCGGCGCCGCGGACGCGGACGCGAACAACAACGCGATCTCGGCCGCTGGGGTATCGATCGACTTCCAGCAGCCGGGCTCGGAGACCATCACCAGCCTGCTGTCGCTGGTGGGTGTCGACGTCGAGTTCTCTGACAATGGGGCCCCCGCGGTGCTGAGGTCTCCGTTCCCAGAGAGCGCGGGCTCGTACGGGTCCTTTCTGCCGGACCTGTTAGACAACCTGACGGTCAGTTCGTCCGAGACGATGGTTGGCCGGCTGAACGTCAACCAGGCCCCGCGGGCACTGCTCAATTCAATCCCGAACATGCCGGTCGAGGCGGTGGAACAGATCATCGCCGCCCGCACGCCTGAGGTGACGCCCGACCGGCCCGAGCGGCGGCACGCCGAGTGGATCATGATGGACGGCATCGTCGACCTCGAGACCATGAAGCAGCTCGCCCCGCTGCTGACCGGCGGGGGGGACGTCTACCGGGTGCAGTCGATCGGGTTCTTCGACGAAGAGGGACCGTCAACCAGGATCGAGGCCGTCATCGATGACACCGGCCCCACGCCGAAGCTGCTCTCCCGGCTCGACCTGACCCCCCTCGGGGCAGGCTATTCCGCGGCGGAGCTGGGGGCGACCGACCCGACCGCGGCCGGCGATTCGCCTGCCCCGTGACCGGTGTTTACAATAAGTACTGCCAGATCAACTAAACAAGCAGCCGTATGCCACCGATAGTCGCGTTTGAATTCGACCGCCAAGGAGTCCGCGCCGCCGTCGTGGACGACGGGGACGCGCGCATCGCGCGGTTGGCGAACCTCGAAAAACCCGACATCCAGTCGGCCGACTCGCTGGCAGCCGCCCTGAAAGAAGCGTTGCCGGACGTCCGCTGGCAGCGGGCCACCCTGGTGGCGGTGTTCGGCGGAGACCAGCTGCGGTGCCGGTTGCTGAAGCTCCCCCCCTGCCCCGACGCCGAGCTGCCGGGCATGGTGCGTATGCAGGCGGTGCGGGAGTTCGCCCTCGCAGACGATGCGGTCGTCGACTTCGTGCCGCTCACGCGTGGCGCGGAGCAGCCCCACGGGGTGCTGGCGGCGACCATTGACGACGCCGACCTGAAGCTCTGCGTGGGCGCGGCGGCAAAACTCGACGCGACGCTCGCCAAGGCGGTCGCGCGGGGAGCCGCGGCCGCCGGGCTCGCGACCCGCATCGCGCCCGAGCTAGGCGAGGGGTCGCATCTAATCGCGGCGGCCGCCGCAGGCGCCGCCGACCTGGTGGTCATCGACGCCGGCGAGCCGACGCTCGTCCGCTCGACCCGCACGCCAATCGAGACCATCACGTCGGAGGCCCGCCGCACCGCCGCAATGGCGGCGCAGCAGTCGGGGCGAAAGATCGACTCTACTTGCCTGCTAGGAATCGCTGAAGAGAAGTCCGGGGACGACCTCGTGCCGCTCGACGCGGCGGGGTACCTGGCGGACCACCACGGACTGTCCGCCCAATCGGACGCTGACCCGCAGCCGCTGGTCGGCGTGATTGCCGCCGCGCTCGACGAGGCTCTCGGCGCCACTCCGGCGCTCGACTTCCTGCACCCGCGGCGGCCGGTTGTCGACCACTCCGATCGGCGCCGGCTAATTGTGCTGGCGGTGGCCGCGGCGGCGGCGCTGCTGGCCGGGGTCGTGTTCGACTACTCGCAGTTCTGGAAGTTGCGGAAGGACATCGCGTCTAAGCAGCAGATGCTCAAGCAGGAGGAGCAGAACGCCGAGAAGTGGAAGCCCTTGCGAGAGCAGGTCGGGGCCATCGACGGCTGGCTCGAAACCGACGTCAACTGGCTGGACGAGCTCGAGCGGCTCGGACGCAAGCTGCGGCCACAGACCCTCGACGAGAAAGACTTCCCAGCCGAGACCGACGCCTACCTGGTGCAGTTCACCGCCACCCGCTCGACCCAGCGTGACCAGTCGGGCGGCAAGATCGACCTGAGGGCCGTGTCGCGGAGCCCGTACAGCTACGACGAGCTCGAGCAACGCCTGCGGGACGGGCTCCACCAGGTCGAGACCACCCAGGGCACCATGGCCGCCGAGGGGGGCGACTACCGCTGGGAAACCCAGACCGCCCTCAGGGTAGACAAGCCTAGCGAGGAGGACCTGCCGTGACCCAGCGAGAACGCGTGCTCCTGATTGGCGTGATCCTGACGCTAGCTTTGTGGGGAGGCTGGAAGGGCCTGCAGTGGCGCCAGCAGGCGATGTCGGACCTGCGCAGCGAGCAGCGCGCGCTCGACCAGCAGCTGGCCGCGGCGGACCTCGAGCGGCTGAAGACCCAGCGTGACATCGAGCGGCTGGAGCAATGGCAGCAGCAGTCGCTGCCCGCCGACACCCAGGTCGCCCAGACCGAGTACCGGGCCTGGCTGATGGACCAGCTGAACGAGGCGGGCCTCAGCTTCAACAACGTCCGCCGGGTCGGCGCCCGTCCCGAAGGCTCTGCCTACACCAGCATCACATACACGGCGCACGCCGAGGGCAAGGTCCCCCAACTCACTAAGTTCCTCTACTCGTTCTACCGCTCGGCGCAGCTGCACAAGCTGACCCGTCTGAAGCTCGACCCGCTGCCGGACGGCGGCGCGGTGGCGATGGACATCACGGTCGAGTCCCTGATTGTCGACGGAACGACTCGCAAGGAGGGCCTGTCGGAAGGCGAGTCGGACCGGCTTGCGCTCGGCGAGCTAGCAGACTACCTCGCTAGCATCGAGGGCCGGAACGTGTTCGTCGAGTACACGCCGCCGCCGCCACCGAAGAAGGACCCGCCACCGCAGGTGGCTGAGAAGCGGCCCGAACCGCCCCCTAAGCCCAAGTTCGACGACGCCAAGCACGCGCACTTCACCGCGGTGGTTGGCAAGGGCGACGCGCAGCAGGCGTGGATCAACGTCCGCACCACCGGTAAAACGCTGTATGTCTCTGAGGGGGACGCGATCAAGGTGGGCCAGTTTGACGGCACGGTGAAGTCGATCGACGCGGCCGCCCGCCGGCTGTACATCGAGTCCGAGGGGAAAGTCTACGGCGTGCCGTTCGGCGCCAGCCTGAGCGAGGGCGAGCCGATCGATGGCGACACGCTGCTGTAGCGTGCGGCTGATCCGCCAATGCTAGCAATGCCCGCACGGCTGCGAGGGATTGCATGGCGCCCCCGTGGAATTGCACGGGTTTCCCTCACGCGCATGTCAAGCTATGCCGATTACTCCGGTAGGACCGGTTGTACCGTCTCGGCCGTCGATGCGCGCCGCAGTGGTAACAGACTCGTTTCGGGCAAGGATGCATGACCCACTACTCGCCAGTGCAAGGCTTCGCGTCGCGGCTTCTCTTGGGGTTCGCCCTCTCCGGCGTTGCGTTTTACGCGACGCCCCCGCACGCGACTGCTCAAACACCGTACCCGGCCGCGAGCCAGGCCCAGCGACAGTTCCAGCTGCAGCACCGCGACGCGGACGATCTGCTGCCGCAGCTCAAGTCGATCCTCGGCGGCGGCGCCGAGATCCTCGCCGCGTCGGGCGGCAAGGCGATCGTGGTCCGCGGGGACGAGTCGGCGATCGCACTCGCTCAGCAGGTCCTCGGCAAACTCGACCGCGCGCCGGCTGGCGGACCTCCTGAGTTTCACTCGTACAATGTGCCGCAAGAAATGCAGGCCGCCGTCCAGCAGTGGCAGCAGCAGTTCCGCGGCGCCGTGGGCGAACGGGCCGCGTGGGACCCTAGGACCGGTCAGCTGATCGTGCTGGCGAGCCAATCTACCCACCAGAACGTCAAGGCGATGCTCACCGCCGGCCAACCGGCAGGCCCCGCCTCGGTGCGGCTGTCGGGCCTGACGCCCGACGCGCTGCACGCCCGCATCCAGGACCTGGTAAATCAGCCGCTGCCCGCCACATGGGACGCGTCGCGGACCTGGCTCAGCTTCCCAATCCGTCTTGGTTCGACCGGCGGGGTGAACCTGCAGGTCAACTCGTCGACCGGCGAGGTCCTCCTCAGCGGCCAGCCCCAGCAGGTCGCGGCCTGGACCCGCGTGATCCAGGCGATGGACGCCCGCGGCGCCGGCGGTGGCGTCGAAGTTGTCGCCAGCGAGGGCGCCCGGCTGCCGGCCGTCCGTCGCGCGTTGTCGGCCATCGAGCAGTCCTCCGGTCAGCGACCGATCCCCGGACAGTTCGCCGCCGCTCAGGTCACCGACGACCAGCGTGACGAATCGTTCGACGAACAAGAAACTCCCCTCCCTGGCCGCGCCACCCGCGAACAGGCCGAGACCCTCCGCGCCGTGGTCGAGTCGCAGCAGGCGGGCGCCCTCCTGGGCCCGGTGCAGGTCGAGTTCATTGAGGGGCTCGACATCATCGTGCTCCGCGGCAACGACCAAGACGTGCAGCGGGTGCTGCAGATCATCGATCAGATTGAGCGGCTGAGCGAGGTCACCGTGCCGGCGATCGAGGTGCTCGCCCTCGAGCACGTCGACGGCGAGTCGATGACCCGTCTCTTGAACCGCGTGTACCAGCAGGTGCTCGGTCCGCGGACCGGCGGCGTGAGCGTCACGACGCTGGGCAAGCCGAATGAGCTGCTGCTGATCGGCCGGGCCGAGAACGTCAAGATGGCGATCGACCTGGTGAAGCGGCTCGACAAGCCGGCGGACCCGACGTCGCAGTTCGTGGTGTTCCAGCTGAAGAACGCCGCCGCCAACGACGCCAAAACGCTGGTCGACCAGTACCTCGGAGCCGAGGAGCAGCAGAACAACCAGGCAACCGACGATACCGGAGCCCTGCTCGACCCCAAGGCGTTGGTGATCGCCGACTCCCGCAGCAACTCGCTGATCGTGCGGGCGGCCCCGCGGGATATGAAGGAGATCGCGGCGCTGCTCGAGCGGATCGACACATCGGAGGTCGCCTCGGTGGACGAGGTCCGCGTGTTCAAGCTCCGCAACGCCCGGGCGGACGAGCTGGCGACCATACTGCAGGAGTCGATCGCCGGGGCGCAGGCCGCCACCGGCGAAGACGCTACCGGCCGCGCGGCCGGGCTGCGGTTCGTCACGATCGACGCCGACACCCAGCAGCGGCTCGACTCGGGCATCCTGACCAACGTCCGCGTCGCGCCGGACGTGCGGGCCAACTCGCTGATCATCACGGCGCCGGCCGACAGCATGCCGCTGATCGCCGCGCTGATCCGTCAGCTCGACGGCACGCCAGACGCCGAGGCCGAGCTGAAGGTCTTCACCATCAAGAACGGCGACGCCGAGGCGCTCGTCGAGATGCTGCGGTCGCTGTTCACCACCGAGGACGACGACCCTGCCTCCGGCGGGTTGAAGGCGGGGACCAGCTCGCTGGTGCCGCTGCAGTTCTCGGTTGACGCCCGCACCAACAGCATCATCGCGGCCGGCTCGGCCGACGATCTGGCGATTGTCGAGGCGGTGCTGATCCGCCTGGACGGCAGCGACGACCGCGCCCGGCGGATCGAGGTCTACCGGCTGAACAACGCCCCGGCGGAGGACGTCGCGTCGGCCATCAACGACTGGCTGCAGAACAAGCGGGACATCGAAGAGGCCGCCGAGCTGCCGGCCGGCCCCTTCGAGCAGATCGACCGCGAGGTGATCGTCGTGCCGGAGCTGGTCAGCAACAGCCTGATCATCAGCGCCACCGACGAGTACTTCACCAAGCTCGAGGAGCTGATCCGCAAACTCGACGAGCGGCCGCCGATGGTGATGATCCAGGTGCTGATTGCCGAGGTCAAGCTCAACGACACCGACGAGTTCGGCGTCGAGCTCGGCCTGCAGGATTCGCTGCTGTTCGACCGCTCGCTGGTTGGCGAGATCAACTCGATCACAAACACCACCCAGACCACAACCGGCGGCGGCGCCACCACCATTACCGAGACCGACCAGATCGTGCTCAACGCGCCGCTGACCCCGGGCTTCAACTTCAACGACGTCCAGAACCCGCTCGGCAATAACGGCAGCACCTCGGCGCTCGCCACCGCCGGCAAGGTGGCGGCCCAGAGCCTGTCCAGCTTCGGCGTCGGCCGCGTGAACAGCGAGCTCGGCTTTGGCGGCTTCGTGTTCTCCGCCAGCAGCAACAGCGTCAATATGCTGCTGCGGGCATTGCAGGAGAACCGCCGACTCGAGGTGCTCAGCCGCCCGCAGATCATGGCCCTCGACAACCAACAGGGCACCGTGAGTGTTGGCTCGCGGGTGCCGACAATCCAGGGAGTGTCGTTCACGGAGTTCGGCCAGCAGCAGAACCAGATCACCTACGAGGACGTCGGCATCATCCTTGAAGTGACGCCGCGGATCAGCCCCGACAACCAGGTCGTGATGCAAGTGTACGCCGAGAAGTCGCAGCTCGGCCCCGAGGCCGAGGGCATCCCGGTCTTCGCGGCGCCGGGCGGCGCCGTGGTGCGGGCGCCGGTCATCAATCAGACGGTCGCCCGGACCGTGGTCACCGCGGGCACTGGCCAGACGGTGGTGCTGAGCGGCCTGCTGACCAAGCAGACCTCGGACGTGCACCGCCGCGTGCCGCTGCTTTCGGACATCCCACTCCTGGGCGACCTGTTCCGCTACGACGGCGTGTCGCAGCAACGGACCGAGCTGCTAATCATCATGACCCCGCGGATCGTCCGCAATGAGGTCGACGCCGACATGATCAAGCAGGTGGAATCGGCCCGTATGAGCTGGGTGATGTGCGATGTCGTGAACATGCACGGCCCGTCCGGTCTGAAGGGCCGCACCGACGACTGGAACAGCTGGGAGACCCAAGAGGTCTACCCGACGGAGGTCCCGTGCGACGAGAACGGCGCCCCCATCTATCAAGAGGGCCCGGTGCAGCCGGCGCCCTACGACCTGGGGTCGCACACGGAGCCGACCGCCGATACGAACATTACGCCGGCCGGGTTCACGCCCGGAGGGGGACCCGGCGTTGAAACTGCAGTAGGCCACGCACCCGCGCGTCGCCTGCCCCCGGTGAAGTAGCGAGGATCCCGATGAAAGGCACGACCCAACCGATGCGTGATCTCACGAAAACCGTCGTCGCGTTGCTGATCTTGGCGCCCACAGTGATGGCGACCACCGGTTGCGCCAACTGGCGCCAATCGGGGGCCATGAAGCTGGCCCGCAAGGTCGACATCCCCAACGGCATCCCGTGGCGGGACGACGAGCCGCGCGCCGGCGCGCCACGCAGCATGGTCGCCACCTGGACGGATGCTGTGCGCCAGCAGCCCGGTGAGCAGTCCGAACGCGGATTCGGCGGGCGGATCTTCTTCTACGAGCACGACGAGTCGTCCCCGATCAAGGTCGACGGCCAGCTGGTGGTGTACGCGTTCGACGAAACCGGCCGTCTGCCGACCGACAACCGCCCGACCAAGCGTTACGTGTTCCCCGCCGAGCAGTTCTCGAAGCACGAGAGCAGCTCTGAGTTGGGCGTCTCTTACAGCTTTTGGCTGCCGTGGGACCACAGCGGCGGCGCCCAGACCGAGGTCAGCCTGATTGCCCGCTTCGAGCCCACCAGCGGAGGTACCCTGGTGGTGAGCGAGCAGACACGCCAGCGTCTGCCGGGCGTGATGGATGGCGCGGTCGAAACCATGATCGCGGGTCAAGAGACGCCGAATGCCGATCAGCCGCAGGGCGTCCGCCCGGTGAGCTACAAGCAGGAGAGCCCCGGTCCGGCCAG contains:
- the gspG gene encoding type II secretion system major pseudopilin GspG, which produces MQRSNHKRRHGAGFTLIEVLLVLVILVVIGSIAASTFMGAQEGANEDAARTQVGMFTSAIDMYRFHTKHYPEKLEELIDKPSDKTLAERWRGPYLNKSTMPVDPWDNEYKIAQPGKHNPDTYDVWSMGPDGDDQSDDDIGNWEK
- a CDS encoding prepilin-type N-terminal cleavage/methylation domain-containing protein encodes the protein MTALRYVNPPHVSYRSPRKGFTLLEVLLAIALSTVLLALLASGINIYLIRVDASRSTVEQAQLARGVLKAISDDLRNVAVVYEQDTTSAEAVAQAQALFDVDEADADVSQDDLESMAGDAGDAVSERAYVGIAGDSVSVQADINRVRPAFSFLAESPEQPLLMSYESPGINTVRYYLTAEGLVREELPRDRRLFEEQQGRDEAWQLNRRVLAAEATELLIRYHDGEQSVDQWDIDEREGVLPVAVQITIGLNSTAEAETEQDAQQAEVTYYTLTIPMPPPLEEAETDEADATGTTSTGGGS
- a CDS encoding type II secretion system minor pseudopilin, which produces MSGPILTDGRRGSVLLVVLVVVALMTIGGMAYFDWSFIEHRAAQAYARQIQSRALADSGIVMVETLLLEEPLVLEQQGGLYQNPSLFQGVVISDSDAAALRARVSIVAPLMDYGEYIGYRFGLENESARLNLNTLLLADDYAENGARLQLMALPGMTESIADAILDWLDEDDDIRDLGAESQYYSSLDEPYEPINGPLESIDQLLMVRDVSVDLLYGLDSDRNGVVSPAESMRVLPGEIDNSTGQMNRGWAAYFTLYSAEALLTPEGEAKIDVNMEDLEELHSLLEAALGVEQANFIVAYRQGGAADADANNNAISAAGVSIDFQQPGSETITSLLSLVGVDVEFSDNGAPAVLRSPFPESAGSYGSFLPDLLDNLTVSSSETMVGRLNVNQAPRALLNSIPNMPVEAVEQIIAARTPEVTPDRPERRHAEWIMMDGIVDLETMKQLAPLLTGGGDVYRVQSIGFFDEEGPSTRIEAVIDDTGPTPKLLSRLDLTPLGAGYSAAELGATDPTAAGDSPAP
- a CDS encoding secretin N-terminal domain-containing protein, whose amino-acid sequence is MTHYSPVQGFASRLLLGFALSGVAFYATPPHATAQTPYPAASQAQRQFQLQHRDADDLLPQLKSILGGGAEILAASGGKAIVVRGDESAIALAQQVLGKLDRAPAGGPPEFHSYNVPQEMQAAVQQWQQQFRGAVGERAAWDPRTGQLIVLASQSTHQNVKAMLTAGQPAGPASVRLSGLTPDALHARIQDLVNQPLPATWDASRTWLSFPIRLGSTGGVNLQVNSSTGEVLLSGQPQQVAAWTRVIQAMDARGAGGGVEVVASEGARLPAVRRALSAIEQSSGQRPIPGQFAAAQVTDDQRDESFDEQETPLPGRATREQAETLRAVVESQQAGALLGPVQVEFIEGLDIIVLRGNDQDVQRVLQIIDQIERLSEVTVPAIEVLALEHVDGESMTRLLNRVYQQVLGPRTGGVSVTTLGKPNELLLIGRAENVKMAIDLVKRLDKPADPTSQFVVFQLKNAAANDAKTLVDQYLGAEEQQNNQATDDTGALLDPKALVIADSRSNSLIVRAAPRDMKEIAALLERIDTSEVASVDEVRVFKLRNARADELATILQESIAGAQAATGEDATGRAAGLRFVTIDADTQQRLDSGILTNVRVAPDVRANSLIITAPADSMPLIAALIRQLDGTPDAEAELKVFTIKNGDAEALVEMLRSLFTTEDDDPASGGLKAGTSSLVPLQFSVDARTNSIIAAGSADDLAIVEAVLIRLDGSDDRARRIEVYRLNNAPAEDVASAINDWLQNKRDIEEAAELPAGPFEQIDREVIVVPELVSNSLIISATDEYFTKLEELIRKLDERPPMVMIQVLIAEVKLNDTDEFGVELGLQDSLLFDRSLVGEINSITNTTQTTTGGGATTITETDQIVLNAPLTPGFNFNDVQNPLGNNGSTSALATAGKVAAQSLSSFGVGRVNSELGFGGFVFSASSNSVNMLLRALQENRRLEVLSRPQIMALDNQQGTVSVGSRVPTIQGVSFTEFGQQQNQITYEDVGIILEVTPRISPDNQVVMQVYAEKSQLGPEAEGIPVFAAPGGAVVRAPVINQTVARTVVTAGTGQTVVLSGLLTKQTSDVHRRVPLLSDIPLLGDLFRYDGVSQQRTELLIIMTPRIVRNEVDADMIKQVESARMSWVMCDVVNMHGPSGLKGRTDDWNSWETQEVYPTEVPCDENGAPIYQEGPVQPAPYDLGSHTEPTADTNITPAGFTPGGGPGVETAVGHAPARRLPPVK
- a CDS encoding type IV pilus modification PilV family protein, whose amino-acid sequence is MPRPAPSHSGCVRPGFTLLEVIIALGILGFSMAVLTEVSRLSLMNSRQAARETEAAIVAQSVLAELESGSAELADFSAEWNPTQLGEPAWRYEVRIEQTSVQGMVLARVLVTELDPGDEAPTTFQLIRWFQDQEYLELLESQAENEAAAS